CAAGCTTTGCGGAGGGATAGAGCGGATTTGCATAGGAAACTACGCGATTTACGTTATCCGATTGGGTCAGAAAAACAAAGTCGTTATTCTGCGGTTGTCCTGAGGGATTCCAGTTTGTTCCAACATCCCACCAATCACTGCCACCGATCCAATATTTAGTCGCTGCCGATGTGACAGAAGGTGCGATATAGATCGCGGACAAGACGGCAACGACCATCAAGCGCAGAATCTTAACGCGGAGTTTAGTGTGCGGATTCATGTTTGGCTCCCCTCCAACAAAATATTTCTTTATTTCGCTCGTTCTAGAGCGTTACGGTTATATTTTCAACTTATGTTGCATGAAAATATGGAAGTTCACCAGATCCGGCCTGATGTTGTGGAAGGGGGAGTCCTAAGTAATTGAATTACCAGCCTGTCATTAACCGACTGTAGATCTATATCTAGGGTTTAGTTTTGGGCAAAAGTATCATCTGCGTCCCCGACAACCGATCATGCCACGCGAGTTTGTCGCGGTCGTACAACACCCACAGAAATCCCAATCCGAGGCAAAGCAGCGAGAGCCAGGCCGAGGCGAAACGTTTTAGTGCGATGACCCAGGTGATGGACCCGCCGTCTTTGTTCACCAGCTTCATGCGCCAGGTGCGCAGGCCGAGCGTCTGACCGCCACGGACCCAGAAACCGGCGTAGTAAAAGAAACAAATTGCAAGCAGATAAAACTGATAGGCGGTTTTAATGGCGAGACCGGGTTTGGCGCCGCCGGTGAGCCAGACGTAGGGATAACTCAGCATCATAAGAAGGGCGAGCAACAGCAGGCCGTCGTAAAACATGGCGCCGAGGCGGCGCAGGAACCCGGGAGGCGGCAGTTCTGATGTCATGAGGTTTTTATTCGGGAAAATCCCGGCCTGTGTAAAAAATGCTCAATCTAATATCCGGACAGCTGGTTGACCGGTTCGGGTCTGTCCCGCCGTGATTACGCACAAAGTTATACACAAAATCTGTGAGTAGTTTCGCGAACATCCGGTGATTTCTCCGGTCTATTCGAAAGCGCAAAAGGCTGTATCGGCCGGGGC
The DNA window shown above is from Sulfuricaulis limicola and carries:
- a CDS encoding RDD family protein; the protein is MTSELPPPGFLRRLGAMFYDGLLLLALLMMLSYPYVWLTGGAKPGLAIKTAYQFYLLAICFFYYAGFWVRGGQTLGLRTWRMKLVNKDGGSITWVIALKRFASAWLSLLCLGLGFLWVLYDRDKLAWHDRLSGTQMILLPKTKP